From Candoia aspera isolate rCanAsp1 chromosome 4, rCanAsp1.hap2, whole genome shotgun sequence, a single genomic window includes:
- the LOC134497227 gene encoding vomeronasal type-2 receptor 26-like: MMFLLMFLVPKVVTVKCLEGEPFLVPHEWYQPGDLVVGGMVSHILYHGYEIQFKDYPSLKSYDLPVVITKFYQHILALAFAVKEINEDSQILPNITLGFHIYDSYYSPRMTYRTTLDLLFKSKEFVPNYKCDSQKTLMAIIGAPGSDTSSYMAESISVYRIPQLTYGSLAQEEFQTPKLSLLYCMVPNEDLQYIGVIRLLLHFGWTWIGVFVFDTNNGERFLQKLQPLLSQNGICLAFTQKIPQVANFEDLSEVLDAISIISEFPSMISETCSGEENLENLPGPLFEFQMTGQSYSIYNAVYAVAHALQEMLHKFLQGISFNNSAGERVFFKDRREGPGGFDILNIITFPNRSFQRVRVGKLHPNAPKGKEISLGENSILWHPGFNQVLPVSLCNDHCSPGFWKRRAEGRPFCCYDCVPCPEEKISNQINTDDCFRCPDDHYANQEKNECLPKSLVFLFYEEPLAIGLVTSAISLFLMTTWVLGTFVKHRDTPIVKANNRALTYTLLVSLLLCFLSSFFFLSPPGKVTCLLRQSTFGISFSVAISSVLAKTITVALAFMATKPGSQIRKWVGKGLAFSIVLSCSLFQVCICVLWLSTSPPFPELDMHSESKEIILQCNEGSASFFYCILGYMGLLAMASFTVAFLARKLPDSFNEAKFITFSMLAFCSVWVSFFPAYLSTKGKAMVAVEVFSILSSGAGLLCCIFPPKCYIIVFRPDENSPN, translated from the exons ATGATGTTCCTTCTGATGTTCTTGGTGCCCAAAGTAGTTACAGTGAAGTGCCTGGAAGGTGAACCCTTCCTTGTCCCACATGAGTGGTACCAGCCTGGTGACCTTGTTGTTGGTGGGATGGTGTCTCACATTCTTTACCACGGTTATGAAATTCAATTTAAGGATTATCCTTCTCTAAAATCTTATGACTTACCagt TGTAATAACCAAATTCTACCAGCACATCCTTGCCTTGGCctttgctgtgaaggagatcaatgaagACTCCCAGATCTTACCCAACATCACTCTCGGGTTCCACATCTACGACAGTTACTACAGCCCAAGGATGACCTATCGCACCACTCTGGACCTGCTTTTCAAGTCCAAGGAATTTGTCCCAAACTACAAATGTGACAGCCAGAAAACTCTCATGGCCATCATTGGGGCACCTGGTTCTGATACTTCCTCATATATGGCAGAAAGTATAAGTGTCTACAGGATTCCACAG ttgACCTATGGCTCTCTTGCCCAGGAAGAGTTTCAGACACCAAAGTTATCTTTACTTTACTGCATGGTCCCAAATGAGGACCTTCAGTACATTGGAGTTATCCGACTTCTTCTCCATTTTGGATGGACGTGGATTGGAGTCTTTGTTTTTGATACAAATAACGGAGAGCGTTTCTTGCAGAAACTGCAGCCACTGCTTTCCCAGAATGGCATCTGTTTAGCTTTCACCCAGAAAATTCCACAAGTAGCCAACTTTGAAGACTTGTCAGAAGTGCTTGATGCAATCTCAATTATTTCTG AATTCCCCTCAATGATCAGTGAAACCTGTAGTGGGGAAGAGAATTTGGAGAACCTGCCTGGCCCTTTGTTTGAGTTTCAGATGACTGGCCAAAGCTACAGCATTTACAATGCTGTTTATGCAGTGGCCCATGCTTTGCAGGAGATG CTCCACAAGTTCCTTCAAGGCATTTCTTTTAACAACTCAGCTGGAGAAAGAGTCTTCTTTAAAGACAGAAGGGAAGGTCCAGGTGGTTTTGACATCCTCAACATCATCACTTTTCCAAACAGATCCTTCCAGAGAGTTAGAGTTGGCAAGTTACACCCCAATGCTccgaaaggaaaagaaatctccCTTGGGGAGAACAGCATCCTTTGGCACCCAGGTTTTAACCAG GTCCTTCCTGTTTCCCTGTGCAATGACCACTGTTCCCCTGGATTTTGGAAGAGAAGGGCTGAAGGGAGACCcttctgctgctatgactgtgttcCATGTCCAGAAGAAAAGATTTCCAATCAAATTA aTACCGATGACTGTTTCAGATGTCCAGATGATCACTAtgcaaaccaagaaaaaaatgagtgtCTGCCCAAATCTTTGGTCTTTCTGTTTTATGAGGAACCTCTAGCAATTGGTTTAGTCACAAGTGCTATTTCTCTCTTCCTCATGACAACCTGGGTCCTTGGGACTTTTGTTAAGCACAGGGATACTCCCATTgttaaagccaacaaccgggCCCTCACCTACACCCTCCTTgtctctctcctcctctgttttctctcctctttcttcttcctcagccCACCTGGCAAGGtgacctgccttctccgacaatcCACTTTTGGCATCAGCTTCTCAGTGGCCATTTCGAGTGTCTTGGCTAAAACGATCACGGTGGctcttgctttcatggccaccaaaccaggaTCTCAGATCAGGAAATGGGTTGGGAAAGGATTGGCCTTTTCTATTGTCCTGTCCTGTTCTCTCTTCCAGGTATGTATTTGTGTTCTTTGGTTGTCAAcatctcccccattccctgagtTGGACATGCACTCAGAATCCAAAGAAATCATTTTACAATGCAATGAGGGCTCAGCCTCCTTCTTCTACTGCATCTTGGGCTACATGGGTCTCTTGGCCATGGCCAGCTTCACTGTGGCTTTTCTTGCCCGTAaattacctgacagcttcaatgaagccaaattcatcaccttcagcatgctggccttctgcagtgtgtgggtCTCCTTTTTTCCAGCCTATctgagcacaaaaggaaaagccaTGGTAGCTGttgaggtcttctccatcttgtcttCTGGTGCTGGGTTACTGTGctgtatttttccccccaaatgctacatcattgttTTCAGGCCTGA tgagaacagtcccaac
- the LOC134497229 gene encoding vomeronasal type-2 receptor 26-like: MITKFHQHALALAFAVKEVNENPQILPNVTLGFHIYDSYHDARMTYRTTLDLLFKSTSFLPNYMCARQRNLIAIIGGLGSDTSFHIADILGLYKVPQVRPLSACNEWCHPGNQKEKKEGEKFCCYECVPCPGGEISNKRDMENCFKCPEDQYPTREKDDCIHKIVIYLSYEECLGFILASISVSLSLITALILGVFLKHKDTPLVKANNRDLTNALLFSLLFCFLCPLLFLGQPNKVTCLLQQPTFVIIFSMAVSCILAKTLTVVVAFMATRPGSSVKKWVTKRMATSIILFCSLIQVGLCTIWLASFPPFPQLDMHSMSEAIIKKCNEGSAVMFSCVLGYMGLLALASFFVAFCARRLPDSFNEAKFITFSMLVFCSVWVLFVPTYLSSAGKALVAVEIFSILASSAGLLGCIFFPKCYIIMLRPELNIKEQLIRRRN; this comes from the exons ATGATTACAAAATTCCACCAGCATGCCCTTGCCCTGGCCTTTGCTGTGAAGGAGGTCAATGAGAATCCCCAGATCTTGCCCAATGTTACCCTTGGGTTCCATATCTATGACAGCTACCATGATGCACGGATGACTTATCGGACCACCCTGGACCTGCTCTTCAAATCAACTAGCTTTCTCCCCAACTACATGTGTGCCAGGCAGAGGAACCTGATAGCCATCATTGGAGGACTTGGTTCTGATACCTCTTTCCACATAGCAGACATCTTGGGTCTCTACAAGGTTCCACAG GTCCGTCCCCTTTCAGCATGTAATGAATGGTGCCATCCTGGAaatcagaaggaaaagaaggaaggagagaaattttGTTGCTATGAGTGTGTTCCTTGCCCGGGAGGGGAGATTTCAAACAAGAGAG atatggaaaattgtttcaaatgtccagaagatcaataccCTACCAGAGAAAAAGATGACTGCATCCACAAAATTGTAATATATCTTTCTTACGAGGAATGTCTAGGATTTATTTTAGCctccatttctgtttcattgtctTTGATCACTGCTCTCATATTAGGAGTATTTCTTAAGCACAAAGATACCCCTctggtcaaagccaacaaccgggacctcaccaatgctctccttttctccctcctcttctGCTTCCTGTGTCCTCTCCTGTTCCTTGGCCAACCAAACAAAGTGACCTGCCTACTCCAACAACCAACATTTGTCATCATCTTCTCCATGGCTGTTTCTTGTATCTTGGCCAAAACCCTCACTGTGGTTGTAGCTTTCATGGCTACCAGGCCAGGCTCCAGTGTGAAGAAGTGGGTGACGAAAAGGATGGCAACCTCCATCATTCTTTTCTGCTCTCTCATTCAAGTAGGCCTTTGTACCATCTGGCTAGCATCTTTCCCTCCATTCCCACAGTTGGACATGCATTCTATGTCTGAGGCTATTATCAAGAAATGTAACGAAGGCTCTGCAGTCATGTTCTCctgtgtcctgggctacatgggcctgCTGGCCCTTGCCAGCTTCTTTGTGGCCTTCTGTGCGCGCAGATTACCAgacagcttcaatgaagccaaattcattACCTTTAGCATGCTGgtattctgcagtgtttgggtgcTGTTTGTTCCAACTTACCTGAGCTCAGCAGGAAAAGCcttggtggctgtggagatcttctccatcttagcttccagtgctggattactgggatgtatctttttccctaaatgctacatcattatgTTGAGACCTGAGCTGAATATCAAGGAGCAGCTAATAAGAAGAAGGAATTGA